ATGCCGCCGGGCAGCGAGTCCTCGGCGGTCTGCCGCAGCTGCTCGGGCAACCCGGTCAGCGAGTCCGAGATCCGCGCCGCGTAGCTGCCGCCCAGTACGCTTCCCAGCACCGCGACACCCAGCGAGGCCCCCACCTCGCGGGTGACGTCGTTGGTGGCCGAACCCATCCCCGCGCGCTCGCGGGGCACGTTCGCCATGAGCTGGTCGGTGGCGGGCGCCATCGCCAACGACATGCCCGCCGCCGTGCACGACAGCGGCAGCAGGATCTGCCAGTAGCCGGATTCCACCCCCAGCGTGCTCAACCCGACCATGCCCAGCGCGGCCAGCAGCAACCCAGCGGTGATGGTGTTGCGCGGACCGAACCTGCCCACGATCCTGGAGACCTGCGGCGCGATGAGCATCATCATCACCGACATCGGCAGCATCGCCGTGGAGGCCGTCAGCGGCGAGTAGCCGAACACGAGCTGCAGGGTCTGGCTCAACGCGAAGAACACGCCGATCATCGCGAAGAACACCAGCGTCAACGCCACCGCCGAAGCGGAGAAGCCACGGTTGCGGAACAACCGGACGTCCAGCATCGGATCGGCCACCCGGCGCTCCCAGAGCGTGAACAGGGCCAGCAGCACCAGCCCCACCGCGACCAGCGACAGCGTGCGCGGTGCCAGCCAACCGACGTACTGCGCCTCGATCAACGCGTAGACGGCGATCGTGATCCCCGCCGTGGAAAGCAGCGCCCCCAGCAGGTCCAGCCCGCCGTGTCCCCCTTCGGTGCCGGTGTGCGAGGGGATGTAGCGGACACCGGCGATCACACCGACGACCACCACCGGCACGTTGATCACGAAGACCGACTCCCAGGAGAAGTACTGCAGCAGCACTCCCGCGATGACCGGTCCGGCCGCACTGCCCGCTCCGGAGACGGCGGCCCAGATCCCGACCGCCTTGGTGCGCTCTCCGCTGGGGAAGACGCTGGTCAGGATGGACAGTGTCACCGGCATGATCATGGCGCCGCCCACGCCGAGCAGTGCCCGCGCGGCGATCATCTCGGAACTGGACCCGACGAAGAGCCACACGTAGACCGAGACCAGGCCGAACAGCACCATGCCCGCCTGCAGCATCCACTTGCGCCCGTAACGGTCGGCCACCGAGGAGGTGGTGAACAGCAGACCGGCGAACACCAGCGCGTAGGCGTCGGAGAACCACTGCTGCGCCGAGGTGGAGGCCCCTAGCGCCCGGGACAACTGGGGTAACGCGACGCTGAGCGAGGTGTTGGCGAGCATCGTGGCCGACAACGCCAGGCACAGCACCAGCAGGGTGGCCCATCTGCGGCGGTAGACCGTCACGTCGATGCCCTCGGCCAGGGCACCCTCTTCCCCCGTGGTGGGTGTCATCGCAGCACCCGCCGCCCCTTGGCGGGCGTCACCGTCGGACATGCGTGGCTCCTTTCCCCACGCCCCAGAATATGGCAGTACTGCCATTTGTCATCGGTGACAACAGGCACAGTTGACGCCGAACCACGGGTTCGAGGAACCTGAGGCCATGACCAGCGTCGCGGTGGACCCGACCGACGAAACGGAGGGGCAGGGCAGGCGAGCCGTCAAAGCGGCCAGGACCCGTGCGGGCATCGAGGCCGCCGCCCTGCGACTGTTTCGCGAGCAGGGGTTCGAGGCCACCACAGTGGAACAGATAGCCCGCGAGGCGGAGATCGCCCCCAGGACGTTCTTCCGCTACTTCCCCAGCAAGGACGCGGTGCTGTTCGGAGACCTCGGCAACGAGCTCGAGTACGTGCGCGAGGCGCTGAACGCGCGTGGTTCCGGGGAGCACCCCATGCGCGCGTTGGCCACGTCGATGCTCGACGCGGCCGAGCGCATGGAGTCCGACCGGGAACAACACCTGATGCGCGCCGAACTGCTGCAGGTGCTGGAATCCACCGGTCAGTACGAGATGTACCTGATGCGGCAACGCTGGATGCAGGACATGACCGAGCTGGTGGCCGAGCACATCGGAACCGATGCCAGCTGCGACCCGCGTCCCGGCGCCTGGTCGATGACCATGATCTCCTGCTTCGGTTCGGCGATGCACGCCTGGCTGACGCGGCGGGACGGCACGCCCCTGCGGGAGATCCTCGTGGAGGTGCTCGACAGCGCGTGCGACGGGCTCTCCCAGGCGGCCCTGAAGGCCCACGAGAGCTGAAGGAGCCGGTCCCGGGCGGTTCTCGGTGCTCTCGGAGCGCACCGCGCGTGCGGCGGCGGGAGCTCGTGTCCTCAGCGGACCGTGACGGCGTGCTCTTCCGCGCTGATCAGCCTGCCGATCACCGGGGCGTTCGGCAGTTCTCCCGCGACCAGCAGCCCACCCGAGGTCTGCGCGTCGGCGAGCAGCAGCGCTTCGTGTTCGTCCACTCGGGACAGTTCGGTGTGCTCGCTCACCCAGCGCAGGTTGCGACGCGTCCCCCCGCTGACGTAACCGTCGCGAACCGCCTCGCGCGCTCCGTCCAGGTAGGGAACGGCGTTCGAGTCCAGCACCGCGGAAACACCGCTGGCGCGGGTCAGTTCGAGCAGGTGCCCGAGCAGCCCGAAGCCCGTGACGTCGGTGGCGCACCCGGCTCCCACCGCCAGAGCCTGCCGGGCCGCCGACTCGTTGAGGGTGGTCATCGCCTCGACCGCCTGCGGGAAGACCTCTCCGGTGGCCTTGTGCCGCGTGTTGAGCACCCCGATTCCCAGCGGCTTGGTCAGCGACAGCGGTGCCCCCGCCGTGCCGGCGTCCGCACGCAGCAGCCGATCGGCCGAGGCGGTTCCGGTCACGGCCATGCCGTACTTCGGCTCGGGATCGTCGAGGCTGTGCCCACCGGCGACCGGACACCCCGCCAGTTCCGCGACATCGGCGCCGCCGCGCAGCACCCGCTGCGCCAGCTCCATCGGCAGCAGGTCTCGTGGCCACCCCAGCAGGTTCAGCGCCAGCAGGGGACGTGCCCCCATGGCGTAGACGTCGGACAGCGCGTTGGTGGCGGCGATCCGGCCCCAGTCGTAGGGATCGTCGACCACGGGGGTGAAGAAGTCCGTGGTGGCCACGATCGCGGTGTCGCCGTGCAGCCGGATCACTGCCGCGTCGTCCCCCGCGTTGAGTCCCACCAACATCTCGTGGGCGGAGCGGTCGCCGTTCGCGGCGATCCCCGAGCCCGTCACGATGGAGTCGAGTTCGCCCGGGGGGATCTTGCACGCACAACCGCCACCGTGCGCGTACCGCGTCAGGCGGTAGGTTTCGGTGGTGGCGGTCCCGACATCGGTCATGCCCCGAAGCTAGTCCACCAGGCGAACGAGGGCGTGGCGCAACACGCGGGACGACGGCACTGGAGGCGTAAGGGTGCCTGGTGGCCCCCGCGGTCTTCAAAACCGACGTGGCCGAGCAACTCGGTCAGGCGGGTTCGATTCCCGTCCGCCTCCGCCACGCACCAGCCTGCGCCACCAGGCACGCGCCCGGCCGGAACGACGCCCCCCTGCCACTCCGGGGTCGGCGCTCTCGCCCGCGTCGGCGCGCCCGCCCGACGGCGACGCGGCCTCGGCTTCGGCGGCACGGCGCTCGCGCCACCGGCGTACGGTCTCCTCGACATCGACCGGGGCGACCTTGACGCGCGGACCGCTGGGGGCCCGCAGCCAATCGGCGATGCGCAGGTTGAGCTCACCGACCAGCTCACGCACCGCGTCCTCGGAACGCAGCTCGGCCACGGTGTCCGGAAGCCGGTCGATCTCCTTGCGCAACTGCACGGCGGGCGGCAGCAGTGCCTCGGTGGACAGCCCCTCCCGTTCGACGTACTTCTTGACCCAGGAAAGCTCGTCCTCGTTGCCCAGCTCGGGCAACGGCTTGCCGGTACCGGGCAGGTCGTCGAACTCCCCGCGCTCCCTGGCCGTGCGGACCTGGCGGTCGATCCAGGTCTCGAAGTCCATCCCCGGCGGTTTCCGTTCGGCCATGACTCGATTGTGCACCGGTACGTCCTCGCGGATCATCCGTCGAGTTGGTGGGGTCTGGATGGTTTTGGTTGTGGATTTATTTCGATCAACACTGAAAACACAGAGTGTTTCAATCGGAAAATACATCCGACGTGCCAGCGCACGAAGCCGAACGAACGCTCCCCCGCTGCGTATCGTCACGAACGTGGACGAACGGCGGAACATCCCGGCCACGGACCGGGTGCTCGACGAGCCCTGGCTCGCCGCGGCCGTCGAACGCTTCGGACGAGAGCGGGTGAAGCGGGCCGTCCACACCGCCCAGCGGCGCGCCCGGGCCCGCGAGATACCCGCCGAGCAGGTGACCGAGGAAGCGGCGGCGAACCTGCCCGCCTCGGTCGGCGGGCTGCGCCCGGTGCTCAACGCCACCGGGGTGCTGCTGCACACCAACCTGGGCCGGGCTCCCCTGTCGGAGGCCGCGGTGCTGGCCCTGCGGGAGGCAGCCGGCACCTGCGACGTCGAGCTGGACCTGCACACCGGTGCGCGCGGTCGTCGCGGGGCGAGCGTCACGCGCGGCCTGCTCGACGCGGTCCCCGAGGCCGGGAGCGCACACGTGGTGGGCAACGGCGCGGCGGCACTCACCCTGGCCGCCACCGCCCTGGCCGGTGACCGCGAGATCGTGCTGGCGCGCGGTGAGATGGTCGAGATCGGCGCCGGCTTCCGCATCCCCGACCTGCTGTGCTCCACCGGCGCGCGACTGCGCGAAGTCGGCACGACCAACCGTGTCGAGCTCGCCGACTACCGGGCGGCGGTCGGGGCGGAAACCGGGTTCGTGCTCAAGGTGCACCCGTCGAACTTCGTGATCAGCGGGTTCACCTCCTCGGTCGAACCGGGCGAGCTCGGCGGCCTGGACGTGCCGCTGGTCGTCGACATCGGATCCGGACTGCTGGAACCGCACCCCGGGCTGCCGGACGAACCCGACGCGCGCACCACGCTGCGCGCCGGGGCCGACCTGGTCGTGGCCAGCTGTGACAAGCTGCTCGGCGGGCCGCAGGCCGGGCTGCTGCTCGGCAGGGCGGCCATCATCGACACGCTCCGGAGGCATCCGCTGGCCCGTGCGCTGCGCCCCGACAAGCTCACCCTGGCCGCGCTGCACGCGACCCTGAACGGACCTCCCACGCCGACCGCGCGTGCGCTGGACCGCTCCCACCGGGAACTGCGCGCCCGCGCCGAACGGATCGCGGAGTCGGCGCGTGCGGCCGGGGTCGCCGCCACGGCCGTGGACACCGTCGCGAGCATCGGAGGCGGCGGAGCGCCGGGCGTGGAACCGGACAGCGCCGCCGTGGCCCTGCCCGAGCCGTACTCGGCGCGCCTGCGCGGGAGCACTCCACCGGTGCTGACCCGGGTGGAGACCGGTCGCTGCCTGGTCGACCTGTTCGCGCTGGGGCCGGAGCAGGACGCGGAACTTACCGGAGCGATCCTCCGGAGCGCGGAGCGGGCTGACCCCACGCCGAGGAGGGCTCCGTGCGAGTGATCGCCACGGCGGGACACGTGGACCACGGCAAGTCCACGCTGATCCACGCGTTGACCGGGATCCAGCCGGACAGGTGGACCGAGGAGCGGCGTCGCGGGCTGACCATCGACCTGGGCTTCGCCTGGCGGGAACTGCCCGGTGGGGAACGCATGGCGTTCGTCGACGTACCCGGCCACCAGCGGTTCGTGCGCAACATGCTGGCCGGGGTCGGCGAGGTCACTGGAGTGCTGTTCGTGGTGGCCGCCGACGAGGGGTGGATGCCGCAGTCCGACGAACACCTGCGGGCACTGCACGCGCTGCGCGTGCGGCACGGGGTGCTGACCGTCACCCGCAGCGACCTGGCCGACCCGCTGCCCGCCCTGCACCAGGCCCGACGACGGTTGTCCGAGAGTTCCCTGGCCGGAGTCCCCGAGGTGGTGGTCAGCGGTTCCACCGGTGCCGGGCTCGGTGAGCTCACCGCTGCGCTCGACGATCTAGCGCGTCGGATGCCGACACCGGATCCCGACGCCGACGTGCGGCTCTGGCTGGACCGCTCCTTCGGCGTCCACGGCGCGGGAACCGTGGTGACCGCGACGCTGTCGGCGGGAACCTTGACCCGCGGCGACGAACTGGTGGTGGCCCGCACCGGGCGGCGCGTGACGATCCGCGGGCTGCAGAGCCTCGGCGAGGAGCGGGAAGCTGTCGGAGCTCCCGCGAGGGCTGCGCTGAACCTGCGCGGGATTCGCTCCGAGGAGCTCGACCGCGGCGACGCCCTGCTGACCCCGGGCGCCTGGCGGCTCACCGAGTGCGTGGACGTGCTACTGCGGGACAGCCGGGCCACCGAGCTGCCCCGCGAACTCGGCATGCACATCGGCGCGGCCGCCACCCCGGTGCGGGTGCGACCGCTGGGGCACGAGGTCGCCCGGTTGTCCCTGCATCGGGCGCTGCCGCTGCGGATCGGTGACACCGCCCTGCTGCGGGACGCGGGGCGCCACCTCGTGCCCACGGGAGTTCGCGTCCTCGACGTGTGCCCACCGGCACTGCGCCGTCGCGGGGCGGCCGCCGCCCGCGCCGCGGAGCTGCGGCGGAACCGGGACCGCCCCGCCGGTGCGGTGCTGCTCGAACGGCGCGGCGTGATGCGCGCCCCGGAAC
The nucleotide sequence above comes from Actinopolyspora erythraea. Encoded proteins:
- a CDS encoding MFS transporter, which encodes MSDGDARQGAAGAAMTPTTGEEGALAEGIDVTVYRRRWATLLVLCLALSATMLANTSLSVALPQLSRALGASTSAQQWFSDAYALVFAGLLFTTSSVADRYGRKWMLQAGMVLFGLVSVYVWLFVGSSSEMIAARALLGVGGAMIMPVTLSILTSVFPSGERTKAVGIWAAVSGAGSAAGPVIAGVLLQYFSWESVFVINVPVVVVGVIAGVRYIPSHTGTEGGHGGLDLLGALLSTAGITIAVYALIEAQYVGWLAPRTLSLVAVGLVLLALFTLWERRVADPMLDVRLFRNRGFSASAVALTLVFFAMIGVFFALSQTLQLVFGYSPLTASTAMLPMSVMMMLIAPQVSRIVGRFGPRNTITAGLLLAALGMVGLSTLGVESGYWQILLPLSCTAAGMSLAMAPATDQLMANVPRERAGMGSATNDVTREVGASLGVAVLGSVLGGSYAARISDSLTGLPEQLRQTAEDSLPGGMMVAESLGERGQRLAHEVSVAWMNASQTAYLASAGLIAVAALVAWFFLPGKTGTTEVRSSSGTERSAAEQPDSATGRSNTAVTEQ
- a CDS encoding TetR family transcriptional regulator, which translates into the protein MTSVAVDPTDETEGQGRRAVKAARTRAGIEAAALRLFREQGFEATTVEQIAREAEIAPRTFFRYFPSKDAVLFGDLGNELEYVREALNARGSGEHPMRALATSMLDAAERMESDREQHLMRAELLQVLESTGQYEMYLMRQRWMQDMTELVAEHIGTDASCDPRPGAWSMTMISCFGSAMHAWLTRRDGTPLREILVEVLDSACDGLSQAALKAHES
- the selD gene encoding selenide, water dikinase SelD — its product is MTDVGTATTETYRLTRYAHGGGCACKIPPGELDSIVTGSGIAANGDRSAHEMLVGLNAGDDAAVIRLHGDTAIVATTDFFTPVVDDPYDWGRIAATNALSDVYAMGARPLLALNLLGWPRDLLPMELAQRVLRGGADVAELAGCPVAGGHSLDDPEPKYGMAVTGTASADRLLRADAGTAGAPLSLTKPLGIGVLNTRHKATGEVFPQAVEAMTTLNESAARQALAVGAGCATDVTGFGLLGHLLELTRASGVSAVLDSNAVPYLDGAREAVRDGYVSGGTRRNLRWVSEHTELSRVDEHEALLLADAQTSGGLLVAGELPNAPVIGRLISAEEHAVTVR
- the selA gene encoding L-seryl-tRNA(Sec) selenium transferase, whose product is MDERRNIPATDRVLDEPWLAAAVERFGRERVKRAVHTAQRRARAREIPAEQVTEEAAANLPASVGGLRPVLNATGVLLHTNLGRAPLSEAAVLALREAAGTCDVELDLHTGARGRRGASVTRGLLDAVPEAGSAHVVGNGAAALTLAATALAGDREIVLARGEMVEIGAGFRIPDLLCSTGARLREVGTTNRVELADYRAAVGAETGFVLKVHPSNFVISGFTSSVEPGELGGLDVPLVVDIGSGLLEPHPGLPDEPDARTTLRAGADLVVASCDKLLGGPQAGLLLGRAAIIDTLRRHPLARALRPDKLTLAALHATLNGPPTPTARALDRSHRELRARAERIAESARAAGVAATAVDTVASIGGGGAPGVEPDSAAVALPEPYSARLRGSTPPVLTRVETGRCLVDLFALGPEQDAELTGAILRSAERADPTPRRAPCE
- the selB gene encoding selenocysteine-specific translation elongation factor, with translation MRVIATAGHVDHGKSTLIHALTGIQPDRWTEERRRGLTIDLGFAWRELPGGERMAFVDVPGHQRFVRNMLAGVGEVTGVLFVVAADEGWMPQSDEHLRALHALRVRHGVLTVTRSDLADPLPALHQARRRLSESSLAGVPEVVVSGSTGAGLGELTAALDDLARRMPTPDPDADVRLWLDRSFGVHGAGTVVTATLSAGTLTRGDELVVARTGRRVTIRGLQSLGEEREAVGAPARAALNLRGIRSEELDRGDALLTPGAWRLTECVDVLLRDSRATELPRELGMHIGAAATPVRVRPLGHEVARLSLHRALPLRIGDTALLRDAGRHLVPTGVRVLDVCPPALRRRGAAAARAAELRRNRDRPAGAVLLERRGVMRAPELRAAGVRTPPWALRSGDWLLAPDAREDYAARLVELLDRSHREHPMDDGITERAALRRLGLPHPSLLPLVLDSPRTTGVTATGGRLRLRGPELSEHVREGVAALRERLAERPFEAPTAGELRRLELDTEHLGAASRAGELLRVAEGIYLLPGALRQARDLLARLPEPFTPSQAREVLGTSRRVAVPLLERLAREGYTRRLPDGTHRVLAAPPPER